From Trichoderma atroviride chromosome 1, complete sequence, one genomic window encodes:
- a CDS encoding uncharacterized protein (EggNog:ENOG41): MLRRSTIPLRSSLLSIKPRHLISPFSSSSRKMSSDPQDNSSSSSKTASREALPAPGSHSGEDVTTLDVSGSGTTVKLDALGPLVVNVDGTMSRISNWDKMAEIERQNTLRIIGKRNQQRLAALREARGISEGGNRIGASGNHDTDGKQ; this comes from the coding sequence ATGCTTCGTCGCAGCACCATCCCCCTCCGCTCATCACTCCTCAGCATCAAGCCccgccatctcatctcgccattctcatcctcgtctcGCAAGATGAGCTCCGATCCTCAAGATaattcatcctcatcatcaaagacaGCGTCTCGCGAGGCCCTGCCAGCCCCGGGCTCTCACAGCGGCGAAGACGTAACAACCCTCGACGTCAGCGGCTCAGGCACAACCGTCAAGCTGGACGCCCTCGGCCCGCTCGTCGTCAACGTGGACGGCACCATGTCCCGCATCTCAAATTGGGATaagatggcagagattgAAAGGCAAAACACGCTTCGCATCATTGGTAAGCGAAACCAGCAACGCCTGGCTGCCCTGAGAGAGGCTCGTGGCATCAGCGAAGGGGGCAATCGCATAGGCGCTAGTGGCAATCACGACACCGATGGCAAACAATAG